Genomic segment of Anaerohalosphaeraceae bacterium:
CACCGAAAAGGATCGGTCTGGGGATTAAATTTGTATTGTTTCAGACAAAGCGGCTCCAGCTGGGTCTTGCCGAATTTTTCATAGGTCTTCTGGAGCTGCTGCTGATAAATTTTTTCCTCGTCGTACTTTTTGTGCGCTTGCTTCAACTCTTTAATGATCTGCTCAGCTCTTTCTTTGGCCTTTGCTTCAGCTTCCTGCTTTTTCTGTCTGACAGATTCTTTTTTCTCTTGAGCCAGGGTATTGATTACAGCGGTTCGGATGGCACCTTTGATGGAGGAGCCGGGGATATAGGCCCGCCAGGTGCCGGGGGTTCGGGTGAAAAGACTGACTTCCAGCTGCCGGTTCGGATTCGAAAGACTCTCTTGGTACACCTGCTCAAAGGCCCCTGCTTCTGCCTTGAAGCAGGCGTACTTTTCCGGGTCAACGTGGTTGCGAATAAAATCGCGGATGACGAAGGGATTTGGGTCTGACACTCTGCGGTCAAATTCGGCCCGGAGGTTAGGCTGCATCCCTGAAAGAAACCGCACCAGGTCAATCCGGTAAAAGACGCCGTTTTTGACGACATATTCCGTCGGGTCGATATCCTGTCCGGAGCCGATATGAACGGGGGAAAGGATGGTGAGGGTCATTTTATATCGCTTCATAAAACCTCCGTAAAAGCACAGCAGACCGGCACAGCCGGCGCGAGAGCATAATGGCACACTTCCGGGAAAGAGCGGTGAATGTTTTGGACAAGCCGGCCGTAAAAAGGACGCGGGCTGTCGGTTTTCAGCACTGACCCGGCCGTCAGCAGAATCAGCGGCTTTTTAT
This window contains:
- the csm5 gene encoding type III-A CRISPR-associated RAMP protein Csm5, which produces MKRYKMTLTILSPVHIGSGQDIDPTEYVVKNGVFYRIDLVRFLSGMQPNLRAEFDRRVSDPNPFVIRDFIRNHVDPEKYACFKAEAGAFEQVYQESLSNPNRQLEVSLFTRTPGTWRAYIPGSSIKGAIRTAVINTLAQEKKESVRQKKQEAEAKAKERAEQIIKELKQAHKKYDEEKIYQQQLQKTYEKFGKTQLEPLCLKQYKFNPQTDPFR